Proteins from one Mycoplasma sp. Pen4 genomic window:
- a CDS encoding YwaF family protein, translating into MKFGFFRWIGTNEKAIYDNKDLVPSTTNIIFIVTLSLVLLTSLLLWIFKRQIHQIFVKRNLSLKTQAIITRSIGAFMVTLMIIRIVMLGITDYPRPWELIPLHFCRLIALFVGVILLMNKPQWLKYFVAMAFLGAIIAFGTPDTKIAFVPKENITLSDQTLQAGKTYYAWISYNNFSFWDFIIIHSLIILIPVIFGILYPYNITFKDSLITIAIFSGLLIFTFIINWTTDSIATDGDFTWKTNFFYTARDTNVNAFVIKPWPIVLLISIIFGALYVFLASGIFYVQDKLVFGKWFVRKQESSKVFRDDLYERLVVKFKKQK; encoded by the coding sequence ATGAAATTTGGTTTTTTTAGATGAATTGGAACTAATGAAAAAGCTATTTATGATAATAAAGATCTAGTACCATCAACCACAAATATTATTTTTATTGTTACATTATCACTCGTACTTTTAACATCATTATTACTATGAATATTCAAAAGACAAATACATCAAATTTTTGTTAAAAGAAACTTGAGTTTAAAAACTCAAGCTATTATTACTAGATCAATAGGTGCCTTTATGGTTACACTAATGATTATCAGAATTGTTATGTTGGGTATCACAGATTACCCAAGACCATGAGAGTTGATTCCATTGCATTTTTGTAGGTTAATCGCATTATTTGTTGGAGTTATTCTATTAATGAATAAACCACAATGATTGAAATACTTTGTGGCAATGGCATTCCTTGGAGCAATTATTGCGTTTGGAACACCTGATACAAAAATAGCATTTGTACCAAAAGAAAATATTACTTTAAGTGATCAAACACTTCAAGCAGGTAAAACATACTATGCATGAATTTCATATAATAACTTTTCGTTCTGAGACTTTATTATAATTCACTCATTAATCATATTAATACCAGTTATCTTTGGTATCTTATATCCATATAATATAACATTTAAAGACTCACTCATTACAATTGCAATTTTCTCAGGATTATTAATTTTCACATTTATTATTAACTGAACAACAGATAGCATTGCAACTGATGGTGATTTCACATGAAAAACAAACTTCTTCTACACAGCAAGAGACACAAATGTAAATGCTTTTGTAATTAAACCATGACCAATTGTGTTATTAATATCAATTATCTTTGGTGCACTTTATGTCTTTCTTGCAAGTGGAATCTTCTATGTACAAGATAAACTTGTTTTTGGTAAATGATTTGTAAGAAAACAAGAATCAAGCAAAGTATTTAGAGATGATTTATACGAAAGGCTTGTTGTTAAGTTCAAAAAACAAAAATAA
- a CDS encoding MscL family protein — MKNNIFAKSAKDAGSSIKKGNMLMLAIGLLLGAVFGALVGSLAKDVIGAYIAHNFTNGTDKEWVLSNGIKIGNFIAAIIDFVITTTFVFVLLFGYFLIRNLIKQYKEKKNPTPAPAPAAPTTEELILAELRKMNEFNSNRLK; from the coding sequence ATGAAAAATAATATTTTTGCTAAATCAGCTAAAGATGCTGGTTCTTCAATTAAAAAGGGTAATATGTTAATGTTAGCTATTGGACTTTTATTAGGTGCTGTATTTGGTGCTTTAGTAGGTTCATTAGCGAAAGACGTTATTGGAGCGTACATTGCACATAACTTTACAAATGGAACAGATAAAGAATGAGTTTTATCAAATGGAATTAAAATTGGAAACTTCATTGCTGCAATTATCGACTTCGTTATTACAACAACATTTGTATTTGTATTATTATTTGGTTACTTCTTAATTAGAAACTTAATTAAACAATACAAAGAAAAGAAAAACCCTACACCTGCGCCAGCACCAGCTGCGCCTACAACAGAAGAACTTATTCTTGCTGAATTACGTAAAATGAATGAATTTAATTCAAACAGATTAAAATAA